In Saccharothrix syringae, the following are encoded in one genomic region:
- a CDS encoding WXG100 family type VII secretion target gives MTGESLVAPVRSSRQAWTGASLADSVEGLVDAIKAEGWVDDALAGVNAGVEVAAAAIDPLSALLANGLGWAMEYFEPLREALDELTGKPDLVRAHAATWRNMATELSAMAADLGTHLDGDLPSWAGEAADSYQGLMVHNVDALGGLGATAAAMAEATEGAGGLVELTREIVRDLIADLVARVIVWAGEMLLVFTIPEVLPQIAAAVVKWAGRIAAYTGALINSMVNLTKLLNG, from the coding sequence GTGACCGGGGAGTCGCTGGTCGCCCCGGTGCGGTCGTCGCGGCAGGCGTGGACCGGGGCGAGCCTGGCCGACAGCGTCGAGGGCCTGGTCGACGCCATCAAGGCGGAGGGCTGGGTCGACGACGCGCTCGCGGGCGTGAACGCGGGCGTCGAGGTGGCGGCCGCGGCGATCGACCCCCTCAGCGCGCTGCTGGCCAACGGCCTGGGCTGGGCGATGGAGTACTTCGAACCGCTGCGCGAGGCGCTGGACGAGCTGACCGGCAAGCCCGACCTCGTCCGGGCGCACGCGGCGACGTGGCGGAACATGGCCACCGAGCTGTCGGCCATGGCCGCCGACCTGGGCACCCACCTGGACGGGGACCTGCCGTCCTGGGCCGGCGAGGCCGCGGACTCCTACCAGGGCCTGATGGTCCACAACGTCGACGCCCTCGGCGGGCTCGGCGCCACCGCGGCGGCGATGGCGGAGGCCACCGAGGGCGCGGGCGGCCTGGTGGAGCTGACCCGCGAGATCGTGCGCGACCTCATCGCGGACCTCGTCGCGCGGGTGATCGTGTGGGCGGGCGAGATGCTGCTCGTGTTCACCATCCCGGAGGTCCTGCCGCAGATCGCGGCCGCGGTGGTCAAGTGGGCGGGCCGCATCGCCGCCTACACGGGCGCCCTGATCAACAGCATGGTCAACCTGACGAAGCTCCTCAA
- a CDS encoding type VII secretion target gives MTVVEGYDVDVEQIRAHAANVEAVLARFAAVRSAGAHIRGDTRAYGKLCGWISGVLEDRHARQDELVAGVEHNLRLVVRQLRATAAEYRAVDDDNADRVRSAGGGTR, from the coding sequence GTGACCGTGGTCGAGGGATATGACGTCGACGTCGAGCAGATCCGCGCCCACGCCGCCAACGTCGAGGCGGTCCTGGCGCGGTTCGCGGCGGTGAGGTCCGCCGGCGCGCACATCAGGGGTGACACCCGGGCCTACGGGAAGCTGTGCGGGTGGATCTCCGGCGTCCTGGAGGACCGGCACGCCCGGCAGGACGAGCTGGTCGCGGGCGTGGAGCACAACCTCCGGCTGGTCGTGCGGCAACTGCGGGCCACCGCGGCGGAGTACCGGGCCGTCGACGACGACAACGCCGACCGGGTCCGGTCGGCCGGTGGGGGCACCCGGTGA